In the Symmachiella macrocystis genome, GTCGTCATGTCGTTATCGCTCCCAGCGTGATGTTAGCTTCACGCGGTTTTCTAAGCCCGTTTCAAAACCCGGTTACGCCGGTTTGCAAAGCTGTTACACACAGAATTGCAAAATCGCCTGAGAGTTTAGAAGCAACTTGATATTCAGCCAGCAACTTGTTCAGTGACTTCTTCGGCAGCCGCCTCAGGATGTCTCTCGCGGACACCGGCATAACCTTGATTGTGCAATTCGGCCGCCAACGATGCGTCGCCGGTTTCGACGATGCGTCCCGCTAGCATCACGTGCGTGAATTGCGGAGTGTTGAATTCCAATAAACGTTCGTGGTGCGTAATGATCAACACACCCATCTCGGTGCTGCCGGACAGTCGAGCCACGCCTTCGCTCACAACGCGAACGGCATCGCTGTCCAAACCGCTATCGGTTTCATCCAAAATCGCAAATTTGGGATTGAGCATCGCCAGTTGCAGAATCTCCATCCGTTTCTTTTCGCCGCCGGAGAAACCGTCGTTCAAATAGCGTCGGGCGAATTCCAGATCCATGCCCAACTCTTCCATTTTGCCTTTCAGTTCCTTACGGAACTCCCGCATCGGGATCAGATTTTCGCCTTCTTTGCGATCCGGATTCCGAACGTTGGTCACCGCATGCCGCAAAAAGTCGGCCACTTTGACGCCGGGGATTGTCACCGGATATTGAAATGCCAGAAACAAACCGAGTCGCGCTCGTTCGTTTGGATCCAAATCGACTAGGTTCACGCCGTCGATTTCAACCGTGCCTCCGGTGATTTCGTATTTGGGGTGCCCCATCAATGCGAACGCCAGTGTGCTTTTCCCCGAGCCGTTGGGGCCCATTAAAGCATGGACTTCGCCTTGGCGGATGTCGAGATTGACTCCCTTGAGAATGGGAGTGCCATCAACGCTGACCCGCAGATCTTCAATTTTCAGTAAACTGGTCATTCCGGATTCGCTAACTTGCCTTTCAGCATTATCGGTTTCAAAACTCCCTGGTGGTTAAAACCAAGGTTCGTCACTCGTGATTCGCGGCGCGGCGAATCAAACTTCCAGAACTTCTGGAATCGCCACTTGGCCACTGTGGTGCGGCACCGGCAATTCATCGATTGCCCCTTTGGCAATACGCTTGGCTTTGATTTTATCCTGCACCCGCATCAGGCCTTCCAACAAGGCCTCAGGACGCGGAGGGCACCCGGGGACATAGACGTCGACCGGTACAACCAAATCGACACCCTTGACCACGTGGTAACCATATTTGAAATAAGGGCCGCCCCCCACCGTGCATGCGCCCATGGCGATGACGTATTTGGGATCGGGCATTTGTTCGTAAAGTCGACGCACACGGCTGGCCATTTTGTGGGTCACCGTGCCGGCAACGATCATCAGGTCAGCTTGA is a window encoding:
- a CDS encoding NADH-quinone oxidoreductase subunit B, giving the protein MPWIDERFEENVVVTTLEQGMNWARQSSIWPMTFGLACCAIEMMAAGASRFDLDRFGAGAFRATPRQADLMIVAGTVTHKMASRVRRLYEQMPDPKYVIAMGACTVGGGPYFKYGYHVVKGVDLVVPVDVYVPGCPPRPEALLEGLMRVQDKIKAKRIAKGAIDELPVPHHSGQVAIPEVLEV
- the sufC gene encoding Fe-S cluster assembly ATPase SufC yields the protein MTSLLKIEDLRVSVDGTPILKGVNLDIRQGEVHALMGPNGSGKSTLAFALMGHPKYEITGGTVEIDGVNLVDLDPNERARLGLFLAFQYPVTIPGVKVADFLRHAVTNVRNPDRKEGENLIPMREFRKELKGKMEELGMDLEFARRYLNDGFSGGEKKRMEILQLAMLNPKFAILDETDSGLDSDAVRVVSEGVARLSGSTEMGVLIITHHERLLEFNTPQFTHVMLAGRIVETGDASLAAELHNQGYAGVRERHPEAAAEEVTEQVAG